The stretch of DNA GCGCAATCCCCTACGGCAAAAACATCGTTATCTGAGGTTTTTAAGTATTCATCAACGATAACGCCAAATTTTTTATCTACTTTTAGCCCAAACTTCTCCGCTAATGAAATATTTGGCTTAAAGCCAATAGAAACAATTGCGATATCAGTTTCAATGGTTTCAGAATTGTCTAACTCGACGTTTATGGAAGAGCCATTTTGGGAAAAGGCTTTAATCCCGCAACCGGTTATTATTTTAACTTCCTGTTTCTCCAACTCATTTTTAATAATTTCGCTAAACTCAGGGTCTACTGAAGTAGGCAGTAAAGAAGGCATTAATTCCACAATTACGACAGATTTTTTGTCTTTACTCAATTCATCAGCCAACTCGACACCGACATAACCGCCTCCTACAATTAATACTCGTTTTGCAGATTTTGCAGCCTTTCGCATTTCTACAAGATGCTCGTAATCTTTCGATAAGATAAAGATGTTTTTATTATCTATTCCCGGTATTGGAGGCTTGAAAGGATAAGATCCGGCGGCAAGTACCAATTTATCAAATTCTATTTGTTGACCGTCTTTTAACTCAATTACCTTTGCATCTCTGTTAATAACTTCACCCAATACCAAATCAATATTGTTGTTCTTCAGAATCCCATCCGGCATTATATCATCATCAACTGAATTCAAACTGTGAAGAATATAGGGTATGCCGCATGGAATCAAAGCGGCGCTTTCCTTTCTAATAAGAACAATTGATTTATCAGGACTTGTATTTCTTGCAGATATTGCCGCTTGTACTCCGGCAGGACCTCCACCAACAATGACTACATCATATTTTTTCATCTTAGCTTCTCCTTAGCTTAAATTTCCAAATTGCTATTAGAAACTTGTGGGTTGAGTATCTTATCATTTGAACTATGGAAACCGACCAACTTTACATAAATTGATCATTGTAATTTTGATTATAACCATGATATGATTTTAATATAAGCGTTGCATTAGATTTCAATTATTTCAAATTATATACGGACAACAGCGGCATTATTTCTTTAATTAGCAATAGTAATATCTATTATTCAAGACATATTCAGGAATAATAATTAGCCGATTGTATCTTTTATAACCTCCAAAAGAGCTTTTTTATCGATAGGTTTGTCAAAAACAGCAATAGGTTTCTTAATAGCCAGATGCCTTCCGGCAACACCGCTGATTACAATAATAGGGATTTTGCTGTACTCTTTATCCCGATGCATCTTACGATAAAAGGCAGTACCGGTATCATTCGGCATCTGTAAATCCAGAGTAATTAAGTCGGGTTTTTCGGATTTCAATATCTTTTGACCTTCAATTCCATCTGAGGCAGCTATGGTTTCATATCCTTCATCCCGAAGAAATTCCACTAAGAATTTTCGTATGTCATCCTCATCATCGATAATTAATATTTTCTTACTCATTTGAAATTCTCCCAAAACATTCAACAGTTTTAAGTGCCTTTCTAAGTGTCCTTTTTATTAAATAGCTCTTTAAATTTTTTAAGGGTCGTTGGATCAGCATCATCAATCATATTTTTCAACTTATTTTGAAGTTCTACCTGTTCTGCAATTTCTTTTTCTTCCTTGGTCGTATCCATTCCCAATAGGTTTTTTATTGCCGCAATATAATTATCAGGTTTAACGGGTTTTTCGAGATAAATCCCCGGACCCGACATAGTAAGTTCTTTCAGGTCGGATTTGCCCAGATCGTCTCGGGCATGACCGGTAACTATAATTACCGGTATTTTTGCCCATTGCTTGTTTTTGGCAAGGTCGCGATAAAACTTAATTCCCGATCTTTTAGGCATAACCAAATCTAAAGAAATAAGGTCGGGGCTATGTTTTTTAACCTGGTCGATTGCCTCGAACCCATCACAGGCTATAATCACATTGAAGCCTGCCTCAGATAAAGCCATCGAAAGATATTTTCTAACATCCTCTTCATCATCAACTACTAAGACGGTTTTTTTATTTGTTTCAGCCATAATATTCTCCGTAATATTAATTTTATGTTTATTCTAAATTATAACTTTTGTACAGGGAATAAAGCCTTTTTTTAGGGAATTCCATTTTGAACCTTGCTCCCTCCCCTTTTTTTGAATAAACGGATATTTTACCGCCATGTTCCTGGATAATCTTTTTGGTTGTCAAAAGACCAAGACCAGTGCCTTTTCCTCCTTTAGTAGTAAAAAATGTAGTAAAGATTTTTTGTTTAATTTCATAATCTAAACCGCTGCCATCATCCAACACATAGAATAACAATATTCCTTTTTCATCCTTTGTTTGAATTTTTACCGAGCAGTTTTTCTTTTCGCTCATCTGGCAGGCATCAATTGCATTTGAAACCAGATTAGTCAAACAGGTGTGAATACCTTTAGGGTCAAAGGGAGCTTTTTTGATTTTGGGATCCAGTTCGGCTTCCAAAGTTACTCCCACACCTTTTGCAATCTCTTTATATAGACTGATGATATCTTTAACCATATCGTTAGGGTTAACCATCTTGAGTTCCGGTAAGCGGCCTTTGGAAAAATTGAGGAAATCTTTCACGAGAGAAGTGGTCTTCTCGAAATTTCTCTCCAACATTTCCCAACCATCGGCAATAACATTTTTATCGTCCTTTTTCAAGCCTTTGCTGACAATATACATTCCGCCTTCAAGCCCCATAAGAATATTTTTTATGCTGTGCGCCAACCCGGCAACAGTTTGACCAACCGCCGCCAGCCTTTCGGCCTCAATTACCTCACTTTCCAGCTTTTTAGTTGCGGTAATATCAGTCGATATTTCGATGACATGGGCTACTTCCTCTTCCCCTCGTCCCAAGGGCGATGTTGTCACTACATAGTGAGTTTTCTCACCGGCCTTTTTGATGCCCACTTGATTAGAATGATGAATCTGTCCGTCTTTAAATGTTTTAGCCGCAGGGCAATTTGGGCATTTTCTTTTTCTGTGTTTATACACACTGTAACATTGTTCACCGGTAACATCCCCAAAATTTTCACGAAAGCTTTCATTAGCCCTGATTATTTTGTAATTTTTATCGATGACTGTAATATAACAAGGAACCCTATCGAATAATACTTGATACTCTTTCTGCCATCGTTTAGTCTCTGTAATATCCGAGGACATCTCGACGATATAATCAATCTGCTTGCTTTTGCTGCTTTTTAAGGGAGCAATATGGACAATATAATGAGCTTGACGACCATCTTTATCAATGCCAACCCCATCAATTACTCTTGTTTTACCGTCTTCAAATGTTAATAATGAGTTGCAATCTTCACAGGGATGATCAAGCTTCTTATATACTTTATAACATTTCTTGCCTTTCCAACTGCCAAAATATTCTTCAAAGTTTCTATTGGCTTTTATGATGTTGTAATTACGGTCTATTATAGCAATATTGAACGGCACCAACTGGAATAATTGACTATAGACTAAGTCGTTAAGCCTTCTTTGGCTGCTTTTTCTAGAATCAGACATCCTGCTTTCCCCTGTTATTATTTGATAAATCAGGGGAGGTGAATTTATCAACAATCTTCATGAATTTTGCTACACTAATCGGTTTTTCAAAAAAGTAATCCGGAGGTGGAATCGATTTATCGGAAACGTATGAGCGAAAATCATACTCGTTTTCTTGCACTACTCCGCTGATAATTAAGACCGGAATATGTTTAAACCTCTCATCTTTTCTTATCTTAACATACATCGAAATGCCGGATTCCATTGGCATCATAATATCAAGACAAATAAGGTCGGGTATTATTGATTCCAATACTTCCATACCAATATCAGCATTATCCGCTGAATAAGTAGTATATCCGTTATCCTTCAGTATCTCAGTAAGATACTTCGCCACATCCGGTTCATCATCGATTATTAAAACTTTTTTATCCATATTAGTAGCCTGTATTTTCATTCTCTTCTGCAGCCTTGCCGGGAAACACTACATGATTATAGTAGGGATGAGTGAATTTATTCTTTATTCCGGCCTGCATAAAGTCTTTTTGGTGCGATTCATGACAGGTAGAACAAAGAGCCAAATCAGATTTATCTGCCAATTCCAAAGCTTTCTGTTTATGACATCTGACACATAGATAATGCATAGCATCAGTATACGATGGCGCCAGATATTGTTCAACCCTAATCGCTGCGTTTTGAGGAAAAAGATCGTTATGACATTGGTCGCAGTCTTTAACATTAGAAGCCGTGCGTTCCCGATTGCTATCGTGGCATTCATTACAGGTGATATTGCCATTATTGGGGCTTGCATGCCAGTCATGCCTGAAAGCATCGGTCGGTTGATACATGTCTTGATGACAGTCATTGCATCCGCTTTGCTCATCCATAGGCATGTTCATATGATGGCACAATACGCATGATTCTTTTTCGCCGTTTCTGGCGATATGGATATCATGTCTGAAAGCTGCGCCATAACCGTCATGGTTGCCATCGACAAAGAGCGAATCGCCGCCGCGTGCCTTCATTGCAGGAACATTTTTTATGCCATCGCTATAAATTCTATGACTGGGGATAATAGCAAAACCTAAAGCCAGACCAAATACGAGTATAAGCGAATATATTGTTCTTGAGGCCAATCTTGGCGTTCCCAGCCAGACCTCAGAAGTGCGGTCGAATACCGGTTTACTTTCGGGTTTATCTTGAGGATCTTCCCATTTTTGATCCCAAACCTTGAAGCGTTCTATAACATATAGAAACGCTAATATCGCCCCTGAGATTATACACAAACTTATTAAGACTTCAAATATGGTAGGCTTATATCCGGGGCCTGCGGCAGTTACAATGATTCCAGCTATATTAGCTCGATTGAGAACAAGGCCTATCACTGCCGAAATCGCAGCAACCCAGAGGCCAGCTTGTGAATGACGCAGTTTTTTTACTCCTAGAAAAACTATTGGGATTATTACCATCAGGCTTATTTCGATTATAAACAATGAAGCTTGCCATGAACCATTGAAAATAAGCGGTAGTTTGCCTCTTGCGCCGATATCCACAAACCTGACAAGACCAAAAATAGCCACAACAGATAATGCCAACAGCGCTAACTTGGTAAGAATATCATAATCAATTTTCTTGCGATACACATAGGAAATTACTAATACTCCCAATATAAGCATAAGCGGCCCTACTCCCACAGCCGAGATGAAAAAGAGAATCGGCAAAAGTGGTGTATACCATAAAGGATGCAGTTTTGAAGGGGTGATTAACCACATTGTGCCCAATGAGGATTGATGAAGCGTCGAAATCATGATTCCCAGAAAAACAAGCACTATCTTATATTTAGTCAGAAACCTGCGTATTCCGGCAAACTTGCTTGTTTCTTCGAGAGGAACCGGTAAAAACTCTAAAAAGAGCACCGTAAGATAAAGCATCACGCACCAAGACACTTCAAATAAAGCCGAATGATGCTGCCAATAAATTATCGGATGCCAAATCATCCAGGGTAAGCCCAACTCGGTAAATAATGCTGTAGCGGCGGTTAGATAACCCAACAACGCCAGCAAAACCGATACCTTGGCGTAACGATGGTATTCTTCTCTATGCATGACATAAATTATAGCGGTCATTACAAAACCACCGCCAGCCAGCGCTATCCCCGGAAAAACATTGAAGCCTTTCCAAAATCCCCACGGAATAGCATCATTCATGTTGGCAACGGCGCCAAGGCCAAACAAGAATCTCGTTATAAAAGCCGCTAATCCCAATCCGGTGATCATCCAGAGAACCGACTTGAAAACATTTGATCTATCCATTAGCTATTCCTCGTTCTCTTTTGAATGTTCTTGTGATTGTCCCTGGAGTTTCATTCGCCGTTTGATAATCCAATGAAGACTGCCCATAACAGCGCCCATTCCCACAAATACAAAGGGAACCGATTCCATGGCAGTTGAAGTGGTTTTGGGCAATGCTTTTGTCCCCGGAGTCAGCGGGTATGTTAAAAATCCCAGATCAATATCTGAAATATACAAAACCGATGTTCCGCCGACTTCAAACTCGCCATATACTTTATTGATATATTTGCCCGGATTTTCTTTAAGCCGTCGATGAGCTTCTTTCAGAAGTTCATCCCGTTCGCCGAAAATAGTTGCCTTAGTCGGACAAGCCTCAGTGCATGCCGGCTGCTTGCCAGCTTTAATCCGATCGATACACATATTGCATTTCTGAACATAGGCTGCCGGTTTATCCCAATCGTAGCGGGGTATTCCATAGGGGCAGGCAACCATGCAATAACGACAGCCAAAGCACTTTCCGGGGTCATAAGCAATAGGTC from Candidatus Zixiibacteriota bacterium encodes:
- a CDS encoding 4Fe-4S dicluster domain-containing protein — encoded protein: MSKAILTDITKCIGCLECAVACKEVNKLDRDAPRSWHKDDGLSARNWTSIIVKPDSHYIRKQCRHCLEPACVSACPVGALYKTEEGPIAYDPGKCFGCRYCMVACPYGIPRYDWDKPAAYVQKCNMCIDRIKAGKQPACTEACPTKATIFGERDELLKEAHRRLKENPGKYINKVYGEFEVGGTSVLYISDIDLGFLTYPLTPGTKALPKTTSTAMESVPFVFVGMGAVMGSLHWIIKRRMKLQGQSQEHSKENEE
- a CDS encoding PAS domain-containing protein, encoding MSDSRKSSQRRLNDLVYSQLFQLVPFNIAIIDRNYNIIKANRNFEEYFGSWKGKKCYKVYKKLDHPCEDCNSLLTFEDGKTRVIDGVGIDKDGRQAHYIVHIAPLKSSKSKQIDYIVEMSSDITETKRWQKEYQVLFDRVPCYITVIDKNYKIIRANESFRENFGDVTGEQCYSVYKHRKRKCPNCPAAKTFKDGQIHHSNQVGIKKAGEKTHYVVTTSPLGRGEEEVAHVIEISTDITATKKLESEVIEAERLAAVGQTVAGLAHSIKNILMGLEGGMYIVSKGLKKDDKNVIADGWEMLERNFEKTTSLVKDFLNFSKGRLPELKMVNPNDMVKDIISLYKEIAKGVGVTLEAELDPKIKKAPFDPKGIHTCLTNLVSNAIDACQMSEKKNCSVKIQTKDEKGILLFYVLDDGSGLDYEIKQKIFTTFFTTKGGKGTGLGLLTTKKIIQEHGGKISVYSKKGEGARFKMEFPKKRLYSLYKSYNLE
- a CDS encoding response regulator, giving the protein MAETNKKTVLVVDDEEDVRKYLSMALSEAGFNVIIACDGFEAIDQVKKHSPDLISLDLVMPKRSGIKFYRDLAKNKQWAKIPVIIVTGHARDDLGKSDLKELTMSGPGIYLEKPVKPDNYIAAIKNLLGMDTTKEEKEIAEQVELQNKLKNMIDDADPTTLKKFKELFNKKDT
- a CDS encoding response regulator, with product MSKKILIIDDEDDIRKFLVEFLRDEGYETIAASDGIEGQKILKSEKPDLITLDLQMPNDTGTAFYRKMHRDKEYSKIPIIVISGVAGRHLAIKKPIAVFDKPIDKKALLEVIKDTIG
- a CDS encoding FAD-dependent oxidoreductase, which codes for MKKYDVVIVGGGPAGVQAAISARNTSPDKSIVLIRKESAALIPCGIPYILHSLNSVDDDIMPDGILKNNNIDLVLGEVINRDAKVIELKDGQQIEFDKLVLAAGSYPFKPPIPGIDNKNIFILSKDYEHLVEMRKAAKSAKRVLIVGGGYVGVELADELSKDKKSVVIVELMPSLLPTSVDPEFSEIIKNELEKQEVKIITGCGIKAFSQNGSSINVELDNSETIETDIAIVSIGFKPNISLAEKFGLKVDKKFGVIVDEYLKTSDNDVFAVGDCAAKRSCYTCDYRQIMLASTAMSQGRLAGSNLFSIHVVKTFTGTLGSFATKIGNVALGVTGLTGTRAKKMGLEYVVGVAESVDRHPGKLPNASKVTVKLIYAKYSHVLLGAQVLGGDSVGECANMLSVMIQKKMTDMEIDTLQIGTHPLLTSSPLAYAVINATVDAIMKWYR
- a CDS encoding response regulator; this encodes MDKKVLIIDDEPDVAKYLTEILKDNGYTTYSADNADIGMEVLESIIPDLICLDIMMPMESGISMYVKIRKDERFKHIPVLIISGVVQENEYDFRSYVSDKSIPPPDYFFEKPISVAKFMKIVDKFTSPDLSNNNRGKQDV
- the nrfD gene encoding polysulfide reductase NrfD; its protein translation is MDRSNVFKSVLWMITGLGLAAFITRFLFGLGAVANMNDAIPWGFWKGFNVFPGIALAGGGFVMTAIIYVMHREEYHRYAKVSVLLALLGYLTAATALFTELGLPWMIWHPIIYWQHHSALFEVSWCVMLYLTVLFLEFLPVPLEETSKFAGIRRFLTKYKIVLVFLGIMISTLHQSSLGTMWLITPSKLHPLWYTPLLPILFFISAVGVGPLMLILGVLVISYVYRKKIDYDILTKLALLALSVVAIFGLVRFVDIGARGKLPLIFNGSWQASLFIIEISLMVIIPIVFLGVKKLRHSQAGLWVAAISAVIGLVLNRANIAGIIVTAAGPGYKPTIFEVLISLCIISGAILAFLYVIERFKVWDQKWEDPQDKPESKPVFDRTSEVWLGTPRLASRTIYSLILVFGLALGFAIIPSHRIYSDGIKNVPAMKARGGDSLFVDGNHDGYGAAFRHDIHIARNGEKESCVLCHHMNMPMDEQSGCNDCHQDMYQPTDAFRHDWHASPNNGNITCNECHDSNRERTASNVKDCDQCHNDLFPQNAAIRVEQYLAPSYTDAMHYLCVRCHKQKALELADKSDLALCSTCHESHQKDFMQAGIKNKFTHPYYNHVVFPGKAAEENENTGY